The following proteins are encoded in a genomic region of Mycoplasma sp. NEAQ87857:
- the rplD gene encoding 50S ribosomal protein L4 has product MAQTNDKKVNVVSAKVANKVEFSADLPKELFASEKIYQQAIFDTILSERASRRQGTHQVKNRAEVSGSGKKPWRQKGTGRARTSSLRTPVFVGGGRAFGPQSERNYSLKVNKKVKYAAFVSALTMLAEDKAVAVNDLTLSEISTKKLVALLTELKVNELKRVLVVTEDLNVFKSARNLQNVATVKANSLSVEQLVGADVMIISNESLKLLEGRIK; this is encoded by the coding sequence ATGGCTCAAACAAATGATAAAAAAGTAAATGTTGTTAGTGCTAAAGTTGCTAATAAAGTAGAATTTTCTGCAGATCTACCTAAAGAACTTTTTGCTAGCGAAAAAATTTACCAACAAGCTATTTTTGACACTATTCTTTCAGAAAGAGCTTCAAGAAGACAAGGTACTCACCAAGTTAAAAACCGTGCTGAAGTAAGCGGTAGTGGTAAAAAACCTTGAAGACAAAAAGGTACAGGACGTGCAAGAACTAGCTCACTTAGAACACCAGTATTCGTTGGTGGTGGTAGAGCATTTGGACCTCAATCAGAAAGAAACTACTCATTAAAAGTTAACAAAAAAGTTAAATATGCAGCTTTTGTTTCAGCATTAACAATGTTAGCTGAAGATAAAGCAGTAGCAGTAAATGACTTAACTCTTTCAGAAATTTCAACTAAAAAACTTGTTGCATTATTAACTGAATTAAAAGTTAATGAATTAAAACGTGTATTAGTAGTTACAGAAGACTTAAATGTATTTAAGTCAGCTAGAAACTTACAAAACGTTGCAACAGTTAAAGCTAACTCATTAAGTGTTGAACAATTAGTTGGAGCTGATGTAATGATCATCTCAAACGAAAGTTTAAAATTATTAGAAGGGAGAATTAAATAA
- the rplW gene encoding 50S ribosomal protein L23, with protein sequence MELTNVIKSPVLTEKSNILKEQNQVFVFKVDFHANKFQIKEAVETIFQVKVAKVNVIKVDKKPKNVGRFHGFTNRYKKAMVWLKEGQNLNYLPEDEESNDELKAQEVKVEKEAKAAKAAEVEKRVAQKLAAKKQTATKVAKTTKAQTAPKRKVGGE encoded by the coding sequence ATGGAATTAACAAATGTTATTAAATCTCCAGTTTTAACTGAAAAATCAAACATCTTAAAAGAACAAAATCAAGTTTTTGTTTTCAAAGTAGATTTTCACGCTAACAAATTCCAAATTAAAGAAGCTGTTGAAACTATTTTCCAAGTTAAAGTAGCTAAAGTTAATGTAATTAAGGTTGATAAAAAACCTAAGAATGTAGGGCGTTTCCATGGATTTACCAACCGTTACAAAAAAGCTATGGTGTGATTAAAAGAAGGTCAAAACCTTAACTACTTACCAGAAGATGAAGAATCAAATGATGAATTAAAAGCACAAGAAGTTAAAGTTGAAAAAGAAGCTAAAGCAGCTAAAGCTGCAGAAGTTGAAAAAAGAGTAGCACAAAAATTAGCTGCTAAAAAACAAACAGCTACTAAAGTAGCAAAAACTACCAAAGCACAAACTGCTCCAAAACGTAAAGTTGGTGGAGAATAA
- the rpmC gene encoding 50S ribosomal protein L29, which produces MLYKDLQKKSVEELTQLVADLKAELFTLRYRNVTGDLKETHKISVIRKDIAKALTALNEKEVK; this is translated from the coding sequence ATGCTTTATAAAGATTTACAAAAGAAATCAGTTGAAGAACTTACACAATTAGTTGCTGATTTAAAAGCTGAATTATTTACTTTAAGATATAGAAACGTAACAGGTGATTTAAAAGAAACACACAAAATTTCAGTTATTAGAAAAGATATTGCTAAAGCTCTTACAGCTTTAAATGAAAAAGAGGTTAAATAG
- the rpsS gene encoding 30S ribosomal protein S19 has product MARSLKKGPFADDHLLKKVDAIIEGKKPKKPIKTWSRRSTIFPSFVGLTFAVHNGKQFIEVYVTDDMVGHKLGEFAPTRTFSGHGADKGKKK; this is encoded by the coding sequence ATGGCACGTAGTCTTAAAAAAGGTCCATTCGCTGATGATCATTTACTTAAAAAAGTAGATGCTATTATCGAAGGTAAAAAACCTAAAAAACCAATCAAAACTTGATCAAGACGTTCAACAATCTTCCCAAGTTTTGTTGGATTAACATTTGCAGTACACAACGGAAAACAATTCATCGAAGTTTATGTAACAGATGATATGGTTGGACACAAATTAGGAGAATTTGCACCTACAAGAACATTCTCAGGTCATGGTGCAGATAAAGGTAAGAAGAAATAA
- the rpsJ gene encoding 30S ribosomal protein S10 — MNKMNIKVKGFDHALVDEAAKKIFLAAKSANAKVSGPIPLPTIRDEVTILRSVHVNKKSREQFESRTHQRLVVITNPSAEIKDKIQRLELPFGVDIQVKIKK, encoded by the coding sequence ATGAATAAAATGAACATCAAAGTTAAAGGATTTGATCATGCTTTAGTAGATGAAGCAGCTAAAAAAATCTTTTTAGCTGCTAAATCAGCAAACGCTAAAGTATCAGGACCTATTCCTTTACCTACAATTAGAGATGAAGTAACTATTCTAAGATCAGTTCACGTTAACAAAAAAAGTCGTGAACAATTTGAAAGCAGAACACACCAAAGATTAGTTGTAATTACCAATCCATCTGCTGAAATCAAAGATAAAATTCAAAGACTTGAATTGCCATTTGGTGTGGACATTCAAGTTAAAATTAAAAAATAG
- the rplX gene encoding 50S ribosomal protein L24 codes for MKIKFKKNDEVIVIAGKEKGKIGRIEKVLHKENRVIVKDLNIVVKHNKPTQQNQDGSKTEIEAPIHASNVAYLVKKAAKNSPAEFSKLGYMNKDGKKVRVVRKTKKEI; via the coding sequence ATGAAAATTAAATTCAAGAAAAATGATGAAGTTATTGTAATAGCTGGAAAAGAAAAAGGAAAAATCGGAAGAATCGAAAAAGTATTACACAAAGAAAACAGAGTTATCGTTAAAGACCTTAATATCGTTGTTAAACATAACAAACCTACTCAACAAAATCAAGATGGATCTAAAACTGAAATCGAAGCTCCAATTCACGCTTCAAACGTAGCATATTTAGTTAAAAAAGCTGCTAAAAACTCTCCAGCTGAATTTTCAAAACTTGGGTACATGAACAAAGATGGAAAAAAAGTGAGAGTTGTAAGAAAGACTAAGAAGGAAATTTAA
- the rplB gene encoding 50S ribosomal protein L2, with protein sequence MAIKHYKPTTNGRRNMSSLDYRHNLSGHAPTKSLLVNLKNHAGRNNQGKITVRHHGGRVKRFYRLVDFKRNKDNIPALVKTIEYDPNRSANICLLAYADGEKRYILAPKGIKLGQTVVSGTNVDIIVGNALPLSNIPEGTFVHNIEMQPGGGGIIARSAGTSAQILGKDDDGKYVVLRLKSGETRRILARCRATIGIVGNEEHLLVNVGKAGINRHKGIRPTVRGSVMNPVDHPHGGGEGKQPVGRKAPLTPWGKKALGVKTRKTKKSSNKLIIRRRKDAK encoded by the coding sequence ATGGCAATTAAACATTATAAGCCAACTACAAATGGTCGTAGAAACATGTCTTCTCTTGATTACAGACACAACTTATCAGGTCATGCACCTACAAAATCACTTTTAGTGAATTTAAAAAATCACGCAGGTCGTAATAACCAAGGTAAGATTACAGTTAGACATCACGGGGGACGTGTAAAAAGATTCTACAGACTAGTAGACTTTAAACGTAATAAAGATAATATCCCTGCACTTGTTAAAACAATTGAATATGATCCAAACAGATCAGCAAATATTTGTTTATTAGCTTATGCAGACGGAGAAAAAAGATACATTTTAGCTCCAAAAGGTATTAAATTAGGTCAAACAGTTGTTTCAGGAACAAATGTTGACATTATTGTGGGTAATGCATTACCACTTTCAAATATTCCAGAAGGAACATTTGTACATAATATTGAAATGCAACCAGGAGGTGGAGGTATTATTGCACGTAGTGCTGGTACATCTGCACAAATTCTTGGGAAAGACGATGACGGTAAATACGTTGTTTTAAGACTTAAATCAGGTGAAACACGTAGAATTTTAGCTCGTTGTCGTGCAACAATTGGTATTGTTGGAAACGAAGAACATTTACTTGTTAATGTTGGAAAAGCTGGAATTAACAGACATAAAGGTATTAGACCTACAGTTAGAGGTTCTGTAATGAACCCAGTAGACCACCCACATGGTGGAGGGGAAGGGAAACAACCTGTTGGTAGAAAAGCTCCTCTTACTCCATGAGGTAAAAAAGCTCTTGGTGTTAAAACAAGAAAAACTAAGAAATCTTCAAATAAACTTATTATCAGAAGAAGAAAGGATGCTAAATAA
- the rplN gene encoding 50S ribosomal protein L14 yields MLLELSRANVADNSGAKEIGVIRILGGSKKKIAKIGDVIVCSVKKAMPNGMVKEGQVVKAVVVRSRYGIARDNGSYIRFDDNAVVILKEDGTPRGTRVFGPVAREIREKYPKIVSLAPEVL; encoded by the coding sequence ATGCTTTTAGAATTATCAAGAGCAAACGTTGCAGATAACTCAGGTGCAAAAGAAATCGGAGTTATCCGTATTTTAGGTGGTTCAAAGAAAAAGATTGCAAAAATTGGTGATGTAATTGTATGTTCAGTTAAAAAAGCAATGCCAAACGGTATGGTTAAAGAAGGTCAAGTAGTTAAAGCGGTTGTTGTTCGTTCACGTTATGGTATCGCACGTGATAATGGATCATACATTCGTTTTGATGATAATGCAGTAGTAATACTTAAAGAAGATGGAACACCTCGTGGAACACGTGTTTTTGGGCCAGTTGCACGTGAAATTCGTGAGAAATATCCAAAGATCGTTTCTTTAGCACCAGAGGTATTATAA
- the rplV gene encoding 50S ribosomal protein L22, whose product MANQAKASVKLQRVSVKKAKLVANLFRSKDVVVALGILHNTSKKSAPIFIKLLNSAIANATNNHGMEASKLFVKEVYVNEGPTLKRFQPRSQGRAYSILKRTSNLSIVLEERN is encoded by the coding sequence ATGGCAAATCAAGCAAAAGCAAGCGTTAAATTACAAAGAGTTAGCGTTAAAAAAGCTAAACTTGTAGCTAACTTATTCAGATCAAAAGATGTTGTTGTGGCATTGGGTATCTTACACAATACATCTAAAAAATCTGCTCCTATTTTTATCAAATTATTAAATTCTGCAATTGCAAATGCTACAAATAATCACGGAATGGAAGCATCAAAATTATTTGTTAAAGAAGTTTATGTAAATGAAGGTCCAACTCTTAAAAGATTCCAACCAAGAAGCCAAGGTAGAGCATATTCTATCTTAAAACGTACATCAAATTTATCAATTGTTTTAGAGGAGAGAAATTAA
- a CDS encoding APC family permease produces the protein MSKHFTQRSFTFFTINFIVGLGFLTTISTVAGFGLWGYLIILIAGMAVFGVSLVFSRLSNAFKEHYGGSYAFAKHFNESYGQSKKTKFFAFFVGWNQFIQNPIISSVSPLFLANVITGLLDPNQPNYTLFLWITRVGALIFFIVLILLSTIGLKVNKRIIWSVSTIKWFVLLIGIFILLYEVTTHQQYDQNIMNHKKIDAQLLFANSLLFIYAFGGTEDVAAMVKDVKFKNFRKILFVSFFSVLGFYLIVFSLLLGLDIKLIQDKGLVYVYKTLGAVVGTVLFLFGFISNEISSKITISVATARKLAPLAKDGHIFAILAKKSKNGEFKNAIWFTSIATLVTMIVFWTIPLVIYSNPSEQNNFFDTVIISSGVALLIEDLLTLYVAFALEKKKVITKIPLWEKIYYIFVMGLIIFLLISFLFPIIWKPIYPNIQFDPKQWVVLGSYLVFILIGIIIYFANNKIKNKEQYIKNN, from the coding sequence ATGTCAAAACACTTTACACAACGTTCATTTACTTTCTTTACAATTAACTTTATAGTTGGTTTAGGATTTTTAACCACTATTTCTACAGTTGCTGGATTTGGATTATGAGGTTATTTAATTATTCTAATTGCAGGAATGGCTGTATTTGGGGTATCCTTAGTATTCTCAAGATTAAGCAACGCTTTTAAAGAGCACTATGGTGGATCTTATGCTTTTGCTAAGCACTTTAATGAAAGCTATGGTCAATCAAAAAAAACAAAATTCTTTGCTTTTTTTGTAGGATGAAATCAATTTATTCAAAATCCAATTATTTCATCAGTTTCACCATTGTTTTTAGCTAATGTAATTACAGGTTTATTAGATCCAAATCAGCCTAATTACACCTTATTTTTATGAATAACAAGAGTTGGAGCTTTAATCTTTTTTATTGTTTTAATATTGCTTTCAACTATAGGTTTAAAAGTTAATAAACGAATTATTTGATCTGTTTCAACTATTAAATGATTTGTTTTATTAATTGGGATCTTCATTTTACTTTATGAAGTAACTACCCATCAACAATATGATCAAAATATAATGAATCATAAAAAGATTGATGCACAGCTATTATTTGCTAATAGTTTATTGTTTATTTATGCTTTTGGTGGGACTGAAGATGTTGCTGCTATGGTTAAAGATGTTAAATTTAAAAACTTTAGAAAGATTTTATTTGTTTCATTCTTTAGTGTTTTAGGTTTTTATCTTATAGTGTTTAGTTTGCTTTTAGGGTTAGATATTAAACTAATCCAAGATAAAGGATTGGTTTATGTTTACAAAACTCTAGGAGCAGTAGTTGGTACAGTATTATTCCTTTTTGGATTTATTTCAAATGAAATAAGTTCCAAAATTACAATTAGTGTAGCTACTGCTAGAAAGCTTGCACCATTAGCTAAAGATGGTCATATTTTTGCTATTTTAGCTAAAAAAAGTAAAAATGGTGAATTTAAAAATGCTATATGATTTACTTCAATTGCTACTTTAGTTACTATGATAGTTTTTTGAACTATTCCATTAGTGATTTATTCTAATCCTAGTGAGCAAAATAATTTCTTTGATACAGTAATTATTTCTTCAGGAGTAGCTTTATTAATTGAAGATTTATTAACTTTATATGTAGCTTTTGCTTTAGAAAAGAAAAAAGTTATTACTAAAATACCATTATGAGAGAAGATATATTATATTTTTGTAATGGGTTTAATTATATTTTTATTAATATCTTTCTTATTCCCGATTATTTGAAAACCAATTTATCCAAATATTCAATTTGATCCTAAACAATGAGTTGTTTTAGGATCATACTTAGTATTTATTTTAATAGGAATAATTATTTATTTTGCTAATAATAAAATCAAAAATAAAGAACAATATATTAAAAATAATTAA
- the rplP gene encoding 50S ribosomal protein L16: MLQPKRTKYRKPFLVKHDKRKATKGNKVSFGEFGLQAVTSAWVTSRQIESARIAATRRMGREGQVIIRIFPHFAKTSKPIGVRMGSGKGTPELWYTAVKVNTMMFEVSGVSEEIARDALRLAGHKLPVKWRIVKKEEGDK; encoded by the coding sequence ATGCTTCAACCAAAAAGAACTAAATACAGAAAACCATTTTTAGTAAAACACGACAAACGTAAAGCAACAAAAGGAAACAAAGTTTCTTTTGGAGAATTTGGACTTCAAGCTGTTACTTCTGCTTGAGTAACATCAAGACAAATTGAATCAGCTCGTATTGCTGCTACACGTAGAATGGGACGTGAAGGACAAGTTATTATCCGTATCTTCCCACACTTTGCTAAAACAAGTAAACCTATTGGGGTTCGTATGGGATCTGGAAAAGGTACACCTGAATTATGATACACAGCAGTTAAAGTTAACACAATGATGTTTGAAGTTTCAGGAGTTTCTGAAGAAATCGCTCGTGATGCTTTACGTCTTGCTGGACACAAATTACCTGTTAAATGAAGAATTGTTAAAAAAGAAGAAGGAGATAAATAA
- the rpsQ gene encoding 30S ribosomal protein S17, translated as MERNTRKTLVGTVVSAGKSAKTIIVAVDTYKKHPLYSKRFKSTKRFAVHDENQEAKLNDIVVIMETRPLSKTKRFRLVSIKETAVEGAN; from the coding sequence ATGGAAAGAAACACAAGAAAAACATTAGTTGGTACAGTTGTTTCAGCAGGAAAAAGTGCTAAAACAATTATCGTTGCTGTTGACACATACAAAAAACACCCATTATACTCAAAACGTTTCAAATCAACTAAACGTTTTGCAGTTCATGATGAAAACCAAGAAGCAAAACTTAATGACATCGTTGTTATTATGGAAACAAGACCACTTTCAAAAACCAAACGTTTTAGATTAGTTTCAATTAAAGAAACTGCAGTTGAAGGAGCTAATTAA
- the whiA gene encoding DNA-binding protein WhiA: MKQTNKSSFSWEVKKEVLNNLKNKDDIIAFINGLIYANAVEYPTFYELKIKNSFILEKILIRMEKSNIPFFTQKKWKTKFLIDKKDFKVKNEIVFKDRLTFFFAGVFCGSGNISVHDTTSYHLEISSHDYNKIMKIMDKLNYYEFNFMYLSRKNKHILYIKKLDKLLDFLSAIGAKKSWFKLQNLKIKRDFENVSNRINNIDFSNLQKIAKSSIKHNQNIDYVFEHNLLDLFNENQLVFLRIKSEKKWASLNEICLILEQEHNIFVSKSGLNHWLRKLNQIVENHKKEQN; encoded by the coding sequence ATGAAACAAACTAACAAAAGTTCTTTTTCATGAGAAGTAAAAAAAGAGGTTTTAAACAATTTAAAAAACAAAGATGACATCATCGCTTTTATTAATGGATTAATTTATGCTAACGCTGTAGAATATCCAACTTTTTATGAACTTAAAATCAAAAATAGTTTTATTTTAGAAAAAATATTAATTCGAATGGAAAAATCTAATATTCCATTTTTCACTCAAAAAAAATGGAAAACTAAATTTTTAATTGATAAAAAAGATTTTAAAGTTAAAAATGAAATTGTTTTTAAAGATCGTTTAACTTTCTTTTTTGCTGGAGTTTTTTGTGGTAGTGGTAATATCTCTGTTCATGATACAACTTCTTACCATTTAGAAATAAGTTCGCATGATTATAATAAAATAATGAAAATAATGGATAAGTTAAATTATTATGAATTTAACTTTATGTACCTTAGTCGTAAAAATAAACATATCTTATATATTAAAAAACTTGATAAACTATTAGATTTTCTTTCTGCTATAGGAGCTAAAAAATCATGATTTAAATTGCAAAATTTAAAAATTAAACGTGATTTTGAAAATGTTTCAAATCGAATCAATAATATTGATTTTAGTAATTTACAAAAAATTGCTAAAAGCTCAATCAAACATAATCAAAATATAGATTATGTTTTTGAACATAATCTGTTAGATTTATTTAATGAAAATCAATTAGTTTTTTTAAGAATTAAAAGCGAAAAAAAATGAGCTTCGTTGAATGAAATTTGTTTAATCTTAGAACAAGAACATAATATTTTTGTTTCAAAAAGTGGTTTAAATCATTGATTAAGAAAACTAAATCAAATTGTAGAAAACCATAAAAAAGAGCAAAATTAA
- the lon gene encoding endopeptidase La — protein MSQTKPTKTKKIKFRYIAVPAKECALPLGYHMIILDQPELIKKITQTQMEEARMIIVYLENDGRYLHKAAYVQPLSLEALDTSDSKSAKKWLFTYKSLGFVELEESENHTDRNPTAQKAKEYDEFVVFKADKFQQNSTEFYREVLSSLDLDTFHKILKATLDTIERDDTISSLYDEAIDQYRAISYKGIGAIIDTYEHKLRTNNHQEFQAVYFASVLNFFNQRIYPDRERVFFDFSIDNLTNATYNISNVLNQFLEIETEIKDKINTRLNEQQKEFILREKMKAISDSLKSMNVDVDDEDQYSKIIRDDVLNKIYPKSVQKLIKVESKRASEMMQASPEANIVKTYVSLLKQLPWRKTEVEYLDIDKVRSTLDKYHYGIDEVKQRIIEYIALIIKAKQADKDKDNKLPIDAKHEIDLSLFKEENKNTYNNVPIITLVGPPGTGKTSLSKAIAEALNRKFIKVSLGGVHDESEIRGHRRTYVGAMPGKIVKGIKRAGVSNPVILLDEIDKMASNTKGDPASAMLEVLDPEQNSKFQDHYLEHEYDLSKVIFIATANYYENIPAPLLDRVEIIQLSSYTLTEKINIAKTHLIPKVILQSYLDKEFFQIDDETIAYIIKHYTKEAGVRGLKRIFDKIARKIVLKTMEDSSIKQFVITQENIEELLGTETFKDELEEDIDIPGIVNGLAFTSVGGSTLQIEVNTFKGKPEIKLTGSLKEVMQESAQIALSYVRSNAEKFGISDFDFEKNTIHIHVPEGAVPKDGPSAGVTFTTALISALSQRVVSHKIGMTGEITLRGKVLEIGGLKEKSFAASQKGIEYVFIPEGNIKNLKDIPNEIKSTIKYIPVKCYDEIYDVIFEQKEPKTIIEFKEN, from the coding sequence ATGAGTCAAACCAAACCAACTAAAACTAAAAAAATTAAATTCCGCTACATAGCAGTACCTGCAAAAGAATGTGCTTTACCTTTAGGGTATCATATGATTATTCTTGATCAACCTGAGTTAATTAAAAAAATTACTCAAACTCAAATGGAAGAAGCAAGAATGATCATTGTCTATCTTGAAAATGATGGCAGATATCTTCATAAAGCTGCTTATGTACAACCTTTATCACTTGAAGCATTAGATACAAGTGATTCTAAATCTGCTAAAAAATGATTATTTACTTATAAATCTTTAGGTTTTGTAGAACTTGAAGAAAGTGAAAATCACACTGATCGTAATCCAACTGCTCAAAAAGCTAAAGAATATGATGAATTTGTGGTTTTTAAAGCTGATAAATTTCAACAAAATTCTACTGAGTTTTATCGTGAAGTACTTTCAAGTTTGGATTTAGATACTTTCCATAAAATTCTTAAAGCTACTTTAGATACAATTGAACGTGATGATACTATTAGTTCATTATACGATGAAGCTATTGATCAATATCGTGCAATTAGTTATAAAGGGATTGGTGCAATTATTGATACTTATGAACATAAATTAAGAACTAATAATCATCAAGAATTTCAAGCAGTTTATTTTGCTAGTGTTTTAAACTTTTTTAATCAAAGAATTTATCCTGATAGAGAAAGAGTATTTTTTGACTTTAGTATCGATAATTTAACTAATGCAACATATAACATCAGTAATGTTTTAAATCAATTTTTAGAAATAGAAACCGAAATCAAAGATAAAATTAACACAAGATTAAATGAACAACAAAAAGAATTCATTTTACGTGAAAAAATGAAAGCTATTTCTGATAGTTTAAAATCAATGAATGTTGATGTTGATGATGAAGATCAATATTCAAAAATTATTCGTGATGATGTATTGAACAAAATCTATCCCAAATCAGTACAAAAATTAATCAAAGTCGAATCTAAGCGTGCAAGTGAAATGATGCAAGCTTCTCCTGAAGCTAATATTGTTAAAACTTATGTTAGCTTATTAAAACAACTTCCTTGAAGAAAAACTGAAGTTGAATACTTAGATATTGATAAAGTTCGTAGCACATTAGACAAATATCACTATGGTATTGATGAAGTTAAACAAAGAATTATTGAGTATATTGCTTTAATTATTAAAGCAAAACAAGCTGATAAAGATAAAGATAATAAACTTCCAATTGATGCAAAACACGAAATTGATCTTTCTTTATTTAAAGAAGAAAATAAAAACACTTACAATAATGTACCAATTATTACTTTAGTAGGTCCTCCAGGAACTGGTAAAACTTCTTTATCTAAAGCGATCGCAGAAGCTTTAAATCGTAAATTCATCAAAGTATCTCTTGGAGGAGTACATGATGAATCAGAAATTAGAGGACATAGAAGAACTTATGTAGGAGCTATGCCTGGAAAAATTGTTAAAGGGATCAAACGTGCAGGAGTATCTAACCCTGTTATTCTATTAGATGAAATTGATAAAATGGCTTCAAACACTAAAGGTGATCCAGCTTCAGCAATGTTAGAGGTATTAGATCCTGAGCAAAATAGCAAATTCCAAGATCATTATTTAGAGCATGAATATGATTTATCTAAAGTTATTTTTATTGCTACAGCTAATTATTATGAAAATATTCCAGCTCCATTATTAGATAGAGTTGAAATTATTCAATTAAGCTCATACACTTTAACTGAAAAAATCAATATTGCTAAAACTCATTTAATTCCAAAAGTTATTTTACAATCATATTTAGACAAAGAATTTTTCCAAATTGATGATGAAACTATTGCTTATATTATTAAACACTATACAAAAGAAGCAGGAGTTAGAGGGTTAAAACGTATTTTTGATAAGATTGCTAGAAAAATAGTTTTAAAAACTATGGAAGATAGCTCTATTAAACAATTTGTGATTACTCAAGAAAATATTGAAGAACTTTTAGGAACTGAAACATTTAAAGATGAACTAGAAGAAGATATCGATATTCCAGGAATTGTTAATGGACTAGCTTTTACTTCTGTTGGAGGAAGCACCTTACAAATAGAAGTTAATACTTTTAAAGGTAAACCTGAAATTAAACTTACAGGTTCGTTAAAAGAAGTTATGCAAGAATCTGCTCAAATTGCTTTATCTTATGTTAGATCTAATGCTGAAAAATTTGGAATTAGTGATTTTGATTTTGAGAAAAATACTATTCATATTCACGTTCCTGAAGGTGCAGTACCAAAAGATGGACCTAGTGCTGGTGTTACATTTACAACAGCTTTAATTTCAGCTTTAAGTCAAAGAGTTGTATCGCATAAAATTGGTATGACTGGAGAAATTACTCTTAGAGGTAAAGTTTTAGAAATTGGTGGATTAAAAGAAAAATCATTTGCAGCAAGTCAAAAAGGGATTGAATATGTCTTTATTCCAGAAGGTAATATTAAAAACTTAAAAGACATTCCAAATGAAATCAAATCAACTATCAAATATATTCCAGTTAAATGTTATGATGAAATATATGATGTTATTTTTGAACAAAAAGAACCAAAAACAATAATTGAATTTAAAGAAAATTAA
- the rpsC gene encoding 30S ribosomal protein S3: MGQKVNPNGFRYGVTKAHNSQWFAEKANFGSYLVEDAKIYKFFDKLVRQYQLGQVQVKRNRNNKVTVVLHTAKPAALLGQEGKNIQELTVKLQKYLKNRSLQLNLQVVELKNPDLNARLLAEMIATKLENRESFRSAQKIAIRSAMRNGAKGIKTAVSGRLNGVDMARTEGYSEGEMKLHTLRQNVDYATATARTTYGAIGVKVWVSLGEILEGDKHASTKKN; encoded by the coding sequence ATGGGACAAAAAGTTAATCCTAATGGATTCCGTTATGGAGTTACAAAAGCACACAATTCTCAATGATTCGCTGAAAAAGCTAACTTTGGATCATATTTAGTTGAAGATGCTAAAATTTATAAATTCTTTGATAAATTAGTACGTCAATATCAATTAGGTCAAGTACAAGTTAAAAGAAACAGAAACAACAAAGTAACAGTTGTTTTACATACAGCTAAACCTGCTGCTTTATTAGGGCAAGAAGGTAAAAACATTCAAGAATTAACAGTAAAATTACAAAAATACTTAAAAAACAGATCACTACAATTAAACTTACAAGTAGTTGAACTTAAAAACCCTGATTTAAATGCAAGATTACTTGCAGAAATGATTGCAACAAAATTAGAAAACCGTGAAAGCTTCCGTTCAGCTCAAAAAATAGCTATTAGAAGTGCAATGCGTAATGGAGCTAAAGGTATTAAAACCGCAGTTTCAGGACGTTTAAACGGTGTTGATATGGCTAGAACAGAAGGATATTCTGAAGGAGAAATGAAACTTCATACACTTAGACAAAATGTTGATTATGCAACAGCAACAGCTAGAACAACATATGGTGCTATTGGAGTTAAAGTTTGAGTATCATTAGGTGAAATTTTGGAAGGAGATAAACATGCTTCAACCAAAAAGAACTAA